Below is a window of Tolypothrix bouteillei VB521301 DNA.
CTCCAACAGTTCCTCAGCACCAGATTTCTCACGTGCTAGCGATCGCTGATGATGATATGCTGACGGAACGGTTGCTGGCACAAGCAGATGCTTGGGGGATTAGCATGAAAACATCTCCCAATTCGATCGCTGCTCGCTCGCACCTTGCCCTGGAAATGCCAGATGCAATTCTACTGGATTTGAGCTTTCCCGGTACAGAAAAAGATGGATTAATTCTGCTACAAGAGCTCGTAGAGCAATGGCCAGATCTGCCGATTGTCGTTTTTACCGCACGAGACTCTCTTGCCGATCGATTAGCCGTGGCGCGTTTGGGGGCGCGGCAATTTCTGCATAAGTCGGCAACAACTCAAGAGATTTTTCAAGCATTGGCGCGTGTCCTACCCCAATCCAAAACTTCAGAAGCTAAGGTTTTAATTGTAGATGATGACCCTGTCATGCTGACTCTCTTATCGGCATTACTGACTCCTTGGGGACTAGATGTGAAAACTTTAGCCGAACCACAGCAATTTTGGGAGGTGTTGATAGCGACATCACCAGATTTAGTGGTGTTAGATTTAGAAATGCCGATAGTGAACGGTTTAGAATTGTGCCAAGTCGTCCGGCAAGATGCCCAGTGGGGCGATCTACCTGTTTTGGTGGTCACAGCCCATACTGATGCTCAATTCCTTGAGGAAGCTTTTGCAGCAGGAGCCGATGATTTTATCACTAAGCCAGTTCTAGGTCCGGAACTCGTGACACGGGTACTCAGCCGAATTCAGCGAGTCCGAATGTGTTTGCAGGCAGGTAGAGCCAAACAGAGATGAAACCTTATTCGCAATTATTACCCTATGGAGTAGCCATCGGCTCAACTGCGCTCGCCCTGTCGCTGGGGCTCTGGCTAGAACCGCTTCCAATCCAAACTGTTGGTGCTCTTTTTTACATATCAATTCTTATCAGTACCTGGTATGGTGGCTTTCGACCGGGGAGCGCTACAGTTGTCCTTTCGATACTGGCAATTAATTATTTCTTTTTGCCTCCTCTGTATCAATTTTGGCTCTCCCAACCCAAAGACGTATTGCAGTTAAGCATTTTTCCACTGGTTGCTTTCACGATCGCGCTGCTCGCTAGCATCAACAGCAAACAGAAGATTGCACAACTTGGTGTTGAGCAACACCGTTTGGTGATGGAGACGATCGGGCGTGTCCGGCACTCTGTCAATTTACAAGGTATCCTGCAAACCACCGTAGATGAAGCCCGACAGTTTCTAGAGTGCGATCGCGTGAGTGTCTTCCAATTTTCTCCGGGCTGGGGTGGAACAGTTGTTGCCGAATCTGTTGCAACGGAATGGATATCTATTTTACCACTCCAAATGTATGCTCCTTTCATTGGCGAAGAGAACTTCAAACTCTTTAAACAAGGCATGGTCGTCGCACAATCTGATATTTATACGGCTGGGTTCGATCCCTGTCACATTGAATTTTTGGCGAATCTCCAGGTGCGGGCTAATCTGCTGGTTCCAGTTTTCAAAGGGGATGAATTATGGGGGTTACTGGCGGCTCATCATTGTGCGGCTCCTCATGAGTGGCAATCTTTAGAAATCGATCTCCTACGACAGTTAGGGGGGTTGATGAGCATTGCTATCCAGCAAGCCGCTTTGTTTGAACGGGCTCAGACTGAACTAACCGAACGCAAACGAACAGAACAAACTTTAGCAAAAGAGCTACTCCGTATCCGGATGCTCTTTGATACTTCATTTGATGGCATCGTTATTTTAAACACGCAAGGAAAGGTACTGGATGCCAATTTCCGATTTGCCCAGATGCTCGGCTATTCTCAGGAAGAAACTGCAAAGCTCAACATTTTTGACTGGGATGCTCAGTTTACTTGTGAAGAACTTCAGCAATTAATGCTTGAGTGCATATCTGTAAAAAGTGGAGTTTTGGAAACTCGCCACCAACGAAAAGATGGTTCGAGATACGATGTAGAGATAGGCTTTAGCGTTGTGGAATGGGAAGGGGAAATTCTGCGATTCTGCGTTTGTCGGGATATTAGCGATCGCAAACGGGCTGAAGTGGACCTACACAAAAGTCAAATCCAACTTCAACAACAATTAGCTGAAATCGAAACTATCTACCAGTCAGCCCCAATTGGGTTAAACGTCTTGGACACCGACCTTCGCTTTATCCGTATTAACCAGCGACTTGCAGAAATTAATGGGTTTTCCGTTGAAGCGCATCTCGGTCGCACGGTACGTGAGGTGCTACCCGAATTAGCTGACACTGCTGAACAACTGTTGCGTTCCATTTTGGAGACAGGCAAACCGCTTCTGAATGTGGAAATAACTGGCGAAACTCCGGCTCAACCGGGTGTGCAACGAACCTGGTTGGAAAGCTTCTTGCCTTTAAAAGATGGCGATCGCATCATTGGTATCAGTACTGTTTGTCAGGAAATTACCGAACGCAAACGAGCAGAACAAAGTTTGCAGGAAAGGGAAACAACCTTACGCTTATTTGTCCGGTATGCACCTGCTGGTATTGCTATGTTCGATAGAGATATGAACTATTTGATAGCCAGCCAAAGATGGGTGGACGATCACCATCTTGATTCGATTGAATCGCTTATAGGACGATCTCACTACGAAATCTTTCCGGAAATCACAGAGGAATGGCTGCAAATTCATCAACGGTGTTTGGCTGGAGCAACTGAAAAACGTGATGAAGATTTGTTTGTCCGCTTAGATGGGAGCCAACAGTGGATACGCTGGGAAGTTCACCCCTGGCATACTGCTTTAGGTGAGATTGGCGGCATTATTATTTTTGGTGACGATATTACACAACGCAAACAGGCGCAAATTGACCTGCAACAACTGAATGCTGAACTTGAGCAACGGGTAGTTGAGCGAACAGCACAACTGGCTCAAGCAAACGATCGCCTGTTAGAAACGGTTATAGAGCAACAGCAAATCCAACTCATTCTTTTAGAACAGACGCAACTGCTGGATTTAGCACACGACACTATCATTACGAGCGACTTGAACGGCGTGATGACCTTTTGGAACGAGGGAGCCGAGTTTATGTACGGCTGGACAAAAGCCGAGGCTTTGGGGCAAATCTCGCATATTCTCCTAAAAACTCAATTTCCTCAACCATTAACAGAGATCGAAGCAGAACTTTTTGAAAAAGGCTATTGGGAAGGAGAACTTATTCATTTTAGCCGGGACGCTCGACCCATTACTGTAGCTAGCCGTTGGGTTTTACAAAAAAACAATGCCGGTCAACCAATTAAGATCTTGCAAATCAACAATGATATTACCGAGCGCAAACAAGCACAACTTGCCCTCAAGGAAAGCGAGGAACGTCACCGACTTGCTATGGATTTAACTCATATTGGATATTGGGATTTACACTTACCAAGCCAAAATATAGTATGGAATGACAATCATTTTACCTTATTGGGTTTAGCTCCCTATGGTATCGAGCCTGGCTATGAGGTCTGGCTCAATCGGATTCATCCTGAAGATATTGGTTGGGTTGAACAACAGTTTTTAGAATCTATTAAAAACAGTACCGATTACACAACCGAGTATCGAGTGGTTTACCCGGATGGTTCGGTGCATTGGTTAATGGGGCGGGGACGCGCCATTTACAATGAATCCGGGCAACCGTTGCGATCGCTCGGTGTAGTCTTAGATATTACCGAGCGCAAACGCACAGAAGCAGTTCTGCGCCAGTTTGAGCGCATCGTATCCACTACCAAAGATGGCATTGCACTGCTAGATCGGAATTACACTCATCAAATCGTGAACCAAGCTTACTTGGATTGGTGTCACAAACCCGATACCGAGGTTATAGGAAATTCCGCAAGGGATGTTTTAGGTGAAAATTTATTTGAGAATTTTGTCCGGTCTCAGTTAGATAGGTGTTTGGCAGGAGAGACAATTCAGGATGAAAGATGGTTTGACTACCCCGATTTAGTTAAGCAATTCATTAGCTTTACTTATACACCTTATCGCGAACCAAACGGAAGCATTTCAGGCGCGATCGTTAGTCTGCGCGATCTGACTCGACTCAAACAAGCAGAACAAATGCTGGAACTTCAGGCTGTCATCACCCGAAACATGGCGGAAGGCATTTGCTTGGTTAAATCCAATAATGGAGTTATTGTCTATGCCAATCCTAAATTTGAGCAGATGTTTGGTTATGACTCTGGTGAACTCAACGGTCGGCACGTATCAATTGTAAATTACGAAAATAAAAACATGACAGCCGAAGAGGTCAACCAAGCCATTCGTGCTACCGTTCTCCAAGATGGAGAAGCTACCTATGAAGTTCATAATGTGAAAAAAGACGGTACCCCTTTTTGGTGTCGTGCGGCTTGTTCTGTATTTAAACACCCCGAATATGGCGATGTGTTAGTTGCAGTTCACCAAGATATCACGGAGCGCAAACGCATCGAAGAAGCTTTACGCGAGAGCGAAGAAAAGTTTCGCCAGCTTGCCGAAAACATCCAGACAGTATTTTGGATGACAGATGTTCAATATAAGCAATTTTTATATGTAAGCAATGCCTACGAAACCATCTGGCAAAGAAGTTGTCAAAGCCTTTACCAAAGTTTTTCTTCTTGGTTAGATGCCATTCATCCAGACGATCGCCAGTCTGTCGAAATTCCATTCATGGAACAAAAAACAGAGCAATATGATGTAAAGTATCGCATCATCCGCCCCGACGGTTCAATCCGTTGGATTCGCGATCGGGCATTCCCTA
It encodes the following:
- a CDS encoding PAS domain S-box protein — translated: MKPYSQLLPYGVAIGSTALALSLGLWLEPLPIQTVGALFYISILISTWYGGFRPGSATVVLSILAINYFFLPPLYQFWLSQPKDVLQLSIFPLVAFTIALLASINSKQKIAQLGVEQHRLVMETIGRVRHSVNLQGILQTTVDEARQFLECDRVSVFQFSPGWGGTVVAESVATEWISILPLQMYAPFIGEENFKLFKQGMVVAQSDIYTAGFDPCHIEFLANLQVRANLLVPVFKGDELWGLLAAHHCAAPHEWQSLEIDLLRQLGGLMSIAIQQAALFERAQTELTERKRTEQTLAKELLRIRMLFDTSFDGIVILNTQGKVLDANFRFAQMLGYSQEETAKLNIFDWDAQFTCEELQQLMLECISVKSGVLETRHQRKDGSRYDVEIGFSVVEWEGEILRFCVCRDISDRKRAEVDLHKSQIQLQQQLAEIETIYQSAPIGLNVLDTDLRFIRINQRLAEINGFSVEAHLGRTVREVLPELADTAEQLLRSILETGKPLLNVEITGETPAQPGVQRTWLESFLPLKDGDRIIGISTVCQEITERKRAEQSLQERETTLRLFVRYAPAGIAMFDRDMNYLIASQRWVDDHHLDSIESLIGRSHYEIFPEITEEWLQIHQRCLAGATEKRDEDLFVRLDGSQQWIRWEVHPWHTALGEIGGIIIFGDDITQRKQAQIDLQQLNAELEQRVVERTAQLAQANDRLLETVIEQQQIQLILLEQTQLLDLAHDTIITSDLNGVMTFWNEGAEFMYGWTKAEALGQISHILLKTQFPQPLTEIEAELFEKGYWEGELIHFSRDARPITVASRWVLQKNNAGQPIKILQINNDITERKQAQLALKESEERHRLAMDLTHIGYWDLHLPSQNIVWNDNHFTLLGLAPYGIEPGYEVWLNRIHPEDIGWVEQQFLESIKNSTDYTTEYRVVYPDGSVHWLMGRGRAIYNESGQPLRSLGVVLDITERKRTEAVLRQFERIVSTTKDGIALLDRNYTHQIVNQAYLDWCHKPDTEVIGNSARDVLGENLFENFVRSQLDRCLAGETIQDERWFDYPDLVKQFISFTYTPYREPNGSISGAIVSLRDLTRLKQAEQMLELQAVITRNMAEGICLVKSNNGVIVYANPKFEQMFGYDSGELNGRHVSIVNYENKNMTAEEVNQAIRATVLQDGEATYEVHNVKKDGTPFWCRAACSVFKHPEYGDVLVAVHQDITERKRIEEALRESEEKFRQLAENIQTVFWMTDVQYKQFLYVSNAYETIWQRSCQSLYQSFSSWLDAIHPDDRQSVEIPFMEQKTEQYDVKYRIIRPDGSIRWIRDRAFPIKNELGEIVRIAGLAEDITEQQKIEQMKSEFIGIVSHELRTPLTAIRAALGLLKTGIYDKKPDKFKRMIEIAAIDSERLVRLVNDILDLERLDSERAVLEKATCNAADLIQIAVEGVQAIAHKQHISFEIHPTNAKVWASADAIIQTLTNLLSNALKFSPPNSTITLSVQQQTDNVLFQITDRGRGIPPEKLEAIFGRFQQVDATDSRDKGGTGLGLAICRSIIEHHGGQIWVESTIGVGSTFFFTLPLPPKEIK